GCAAAAGCTGTGTAAGGGCTTCTGACAATGGTTACATTAATGTGGGAGATCGTGAAAATGATTTCATATTTAGAATTGAAACTGATGGAGCAATGCCTCCTAAAGAAGTTTTATTAAAAGCTTGTGACGTATTAGGTGAAAAAGCGGATAAGTTTATCAGATTTAGTGAAGAAGGAGGAAATTAATAATGGTTAAAAAAGTTGTAAAAACAAATCCTAACCTTATTGAACTTATTAATAAACTTTATGAAAAATCAAGAAGTGACGATGCAGCTATTTGGATGGATGTTGCACAAAGACTCGAAAGGTCTAATAGAAGAACCGCTGAAGTTAATTTGTCTGACATTGCAAGACATGCTGAAGCTGGTGAAACTATTTTAGTCCCTGGTAAAGTTTTATCAAATGGTGATTTAGAAAACAAGGTAGATGTTGTAGCATTGAAATTCTCAGCTAAAGCACAAGAAAAAATTGAAACTGCAGGCGGAGAATGCATCTCAATTGAGGAAATTATGGAAAGTAATCCTAAAGGATCAAACATAAGGATTATGGAATAGGGGATGTGTGTTATGATGATTATTGATGGTGAAGGATGCGTTTTAGGAAGATTAGCTAGTGTAACTAGTAAAAATCTTTTAGAAGGCGAAGAAGTTGTAATTCTCAACGCTGAAAAAATCATGTTAACTGGTAATAAGGATTGGGCTTATGCTAAATACAAGCAAAGAGTTGACAGGGCAAGTATTTCTAACCCTCGTGACTTAGGTCCTAAATATCCTAGAAGGCCAGATGATATATTTAGAAGAACTGTAAGAGGAATGTTGCCTTTCAAAAAATCTAAAGGTAAAACAGCATACAAAGGTTTAAAAGCTTTTGTTGGCGTACCTGCTGAATATGCTGATGCTGAACTCACTTCAGTTCCTGAAGTAGAATACAAAAATATTAAAAAAGGTATCGAGTTAGGAGAAATCTCCAAACTTTTAGGAGCTACCTTTTAGACAAGTAGGGTGTAATTATGGTTAAAGTTATTCATACTAGTGGAAAACGTAAAACAGCTA
This window of the Methanobrevibacter sp. V74 genome carries:
- a CDS encoding 50S ribosomal protein L13, which translates into the protein MIIDGEGCVLGRLASVTSKNLLEGEEVVILNAEKIMLTGNKDWAYAKYKQRVDRASISNPRDLGPKYPRRPDDIFRRTVRGMLPFKKSKGKTAYKGLKAFVGVPAEYADAELTSVPEVEYKNIKKGIELGEISKLLGATF
- a CDS encoding 50S ribosomal protein L18e: MVKKVVKTNPNLIELINKLYEKSRSDDAAIWMDVAQRLERSNRRTAEVNLSDIARHAEAGETILVPGKVLSNGDLENKVDVVALKFSAKAQEKIETAGGECISIEEIMESNPKGSNIRIME